From Ancylobacter pratisalsi, one genomic window encodes:
- a CDS encoding DUF2336 domain-containing protein: MPPTSGSGLKSLIEEARRRHDDTRPDMLRLLVELYLDQPGHDEFEQARFAQLAIRLVDSIDTPVAARLMRALAPRPDLPRALALHLAQGPLALAGPVLRLSPVLDDKTLAALAEELPASHAAAITARREVSPALAKKLADLVHRTSEAPPAEDKPTEEQTSGEEVVVEDTPAEEIETHIAADIEIAPQVPAIAAVVAEPSEPARGDASATTPAAPRDVDGATPEDLAPASPTPTSAESERDQPTAETAPPQPAEYAIATPSSTLARADYLAASPEDRTFIIARLVTVPPLPMAERVAPAGEEMTEALLEAARNGTPAQVSALVEKALGVTSENAARIVDDPSGQALAVAARALGLSFAVLSRVLFRLHPVAGRSAAEMTRLADMFDSLTAAGAQHLVASWRSGRRAAREKAEDTPSMRSFAQPRPAPQPAAELTESRRPG, from the coding sequence ATGCCTCCCACGTCCGGCTCCGGCCTCAAATCACTGATCGAGGAAGCGCGTCGCCGGCACGACGACACGCGCCCGGATATGTTGCGGCTGCTGGTCGAGCTCTATCTTGACCAGCCGGGTCATGACGAGTTCGAGCAGGCCCGTTTCGCCCAACTCGCCATCCGGCTGGTTGACTCCATTGATACTCCCGTCGCCGCCCGTCTGATGCGCGCCCTGGCGCCGCGTCCGGACCTTCCCCGCGCGCTCGCGCTGCATCTCGCGCAAGGGCCTCTTGCGCTTGCCGGTCCCGTGCTGCGCCTTTCGCCGGTGCTCGACGACAAGACCTTGGCCGCCCTCGCCGAGGAACTCCCCGCCTCCCACGCCGCCGCGATCACCGCGCGGCGCGAGGTCTCTCCCGCGCTCGCCAAGAAGCTGGCGGATCTGGTCCATCGCACCAGCGAAGCCCCGCCGGCCGAAGACAAGCCCACCGAAGAGCAGACTTCCGGAGAAGAGGTCGTCGTGGAAGACACTCCGGCGGAGGAGATCGAAACCCATATTGCGGCCGATATCGAAATTGCCCCCCAGGTTCCTGCGATTGCTGCAGTCGTCGCGGAACCTTCAGAGCCCGCCCGCGGTGACGCATCTGCGACCACACCGGCCGCGCCGCGCGACGTGGACGGCGCGACACCCGAAGACTTAGCGCCAGCCTCACCGACGCCCACCTCTGCGGAGTCAGAGCGCGACCAGCCGACGGCGGAAACCGCGCCACCTCAGCCGGCCGAATACGCCATCGCAACTCCCAGTTCGACCCTTGCAAGGGCCGACTATCTCGCCGCCAGTCCGGAAGATCGGACTTTCATCATCGCCCGGTTGGTCACCGTGCCCCCTCTGCCGATGGCCGAGCGCGTCGCGCCGGCCGGCGAGGAAATGACCGAAGCCCTGCTGGAGGCGGCACGAAACGGCACGCCGGCGCAGGTCAGCGCGCTTGTGGAAAAGGCGCTCGGCGTGACGTCGGAGAACGCGGCCCGTATCGTCGACGACCCGAGCGGACAGGCCCTCGCGGTCGCCGCGCGGGCGCTTGGGCTTTCGTTCGCGGTGCTGTCGCGGGTGCTGTTCCGGCTGCACCCGGTGGCTGGGCGCTCGGCCGCCGAGATGACCCGGCTGGCCGACATGTTCGATTCGCTGACAGCTGCCGGCGCCCAGCACCTCGTCGCGTCCTGGCGTAGCGGCCGGCGTGCCGCGCGCGAGAAAGCCGAGGACACACCATCCATGCGCAGCTTTGCCCAGCCGCGCCCCGCTCCCCAGCCTGCCGCCGAACTCACGGAATCGCGCCGCCCGGGCTGA
- a CDS encoding SufE family protein has protein sequence MMTSQNATTSPVSALTIDSIIEDFEFLDNWDDRYRYLIELGRKLPPFPEDERTEDTKVQGCASQVWLISHPTKAVDGTHLDFVGDSDAHIVRGLVAILLALYSGRPVAEIAATDPTPVFERIGLKDHLTPQRSNGLRSMVERIRSDARAILSAP, from the coding sequence ATGATGACTTCGCAGAACGCGACGACCTCGCCGGTGTCGGCACTGACGATCGATTCGATCATCGAGGATTTCGAATTTCTCGATAATTGGGACGACCGTTACCGCTATCTCATAGAGCTCGGGCGCAAGCTTCCCCCCTTCCCGGAAGACGAGCGCACCGAGGATACCAAGGTGCAGGGCTGTGCCAGCCAGGTCTGGCTCATCAGCCACCCCACCAAGGCGGTCGACGGAACGCATCTCGATTTCGTCGGCGATTCCGACGCCCATATCGTACGCGGCCTCGTCGCGATCTTGCTGGCGCTGTATTCCGGCCGCCCGGTGGCGGAGATCGCCGCCACCGACCCGACCCCCGTATTCGAGCGCATCGGACTGAAAGACCATCTCACGCCGCAGCGCTCCAATGGACTGCGCTCGATGGTCGAGCGCATCCGCTCGGATGCGCGTGCCATCCTGTCGGCGCCCTAG
- a CDS encoding DUF1214 domain-containing protein yields MRAFFFLLTLVIGAAVGLGLTWVTTVNGYGPGLIRSGPWEAWPKAGTEEADPYARAALARAGELPLELADGLAFVARTDSSGAALDGRCDIRLTGGIPQARFWTLTVTDARGRLIDNAAMRSGFTSTEVVWNRDGTLDIALGPRARAGNWLPTGARDRIVLTLRLYDTPVGLASRTSDAPEMPRLVTERCPWSGS; encoded by the coding sequence GTGCGTGCTTTCTTCTTTCTCCTGACGCTTGTCATCGGCGCCGCCGTCGGCCTTGGCCTGACCTGGGTCACCACGGTCAACGGCTACGGCCCCGGTCTGATCCGATCCGGTCCCTGGGAAGCCTGGCCGAAGGCCGGGACCGAGGAAGCCGATCCCTATGCGCGCGCCGCGCTGGCGCGGGCGGGTGAGCTCCCGCTTGAGCTCGCCGACGGGCTCGCCTTTGTCGCCCGAACCGACAGCAGCGGCGCCGCGCTGGACGGGCGGTGCGACATCCGCCTTACCGGCGGCATCCCGCAGGCCCGGTTCTGGACGCTGACCGTAACCGATGCGCGCGGCCGGCTCATCGACAACGCGGCCATGCGCAGCGGTTTCACCAGCACGGAGGTGGTGTGGAACCGCGACGGCACGCTGGACATCGCCCTCGGCCCCCGCGCCCGCGCCGGCAACTGGCTGCCGACCGGCGCACGCGATCGCATCGTCCTGACACTCCGGCTCTACGACACCCCCGTCGGCCTCGCCAGCCGCACCAGCGATGCACCGGAAATGCCGCGCCTTGTGACCGAGCGCTGTCCGTGGTCGGGATCGTGA
- a CDS encoding DUF1491 family protein yields MRLKSAIWVSALLRRCTVEGAFAAVRRRGSEEAGAIFVKVATLDGRAALYGPAPPSMDAERDGRYFAVLVPSEAPEMDVEERMSKEIRFDPDLWFVEIEDRAGRHFLDLAAS; encoded by the coding sequence ATGCGGCTCAAAAGTGCCATATGGGTCTCGGCGCTGCTGCGCCGGTGCACCGTGGAGGGGGCGTTTGCCGCCGTGCGCCGGCGCGGCTCGGAAGAGGCAGGGGCAATCTTCGTCAAGGTTGCGACGCTTGACGGACGGGCCGCGCTCTATGGTCCCGCGCCACCCTCAATGGATGCCGAGCGGGACGGGCGCTACTTCGCGGTGCTGGTGCCGTCGGAGGCGCCGGAAATGGATGTCGAGGAGCGGATGAGCAAGGAAATCCGCTTCGATCCGGACCTCTGGTTCGTGGAGATCGAGGACCGTGCCGGCCGCCATTTTCTGGATCTGGCCGCCAGCTGA
- a CDS encoding DUF1254 domain-containing protein, whose protein sequence is MKWLALPVLAGLVLGVIVHLVAVLILPYYAEQDAYARLSAVGSINMFAQIDDPDAFGAVLPDSDPAFVSAVCLYDLSEGPLKVRVPTTDDYTSVSFYTRFGLPFYAINDRSAGRRVIELDLMNTMQKAALPENSEVTAADRLVVESPSDEGIVLIRSMVRERSARDAIRARMNAASCGSAL, encoded by the coding sequence ATGAAATGGCTCGCCCTGCCGGTTCTCGCCGGCCTCGTCCTTGGCGTCATCGTGCATCTGGTGGCGGTGCTGATCCTGCCCTATTACGCGGAGCAGGACGCCTACGCGCGGCTCTCTGCCGTCGGCAGCATCAACATGTTCGCGCAGATCGACGACCCCGACGCGTTCGGAGCGGTGCTTCCGGATTCGGATCCCGCCTTCGTCTCGGCGGTGTGTCTTTATGATCTGAGCGAGGGGCCGCTTAAGGTACGGGTGCCGACAACCGACGACTACACCTCAGTGTCCTTCTACACCCGCTTCGGTCTGCCCTTCTACGCCATCAACGACCGCTCGGCCGGGCGCCGGGTTATCGAGCTGGACCTTATGAACACGATGCAGAAGGCCGCGCTGCCTGAGAACAGCGAAGTGACCGCCGCCGATCGCCTGGTCGTGGAATCGCCCAGCGACGAAGGTATCGTGCTCATTCGCTCCATGGTGCGTGAGCGCAGCGCACGTGACGCGATCCGCGCGCGCATGAACGCGGCAAGCTGCGGTTCGGCCCTTTAG
- a CDS encoding peptidoglycan-binding domain-containing protein, translating to MPRSYASDLLVDDIDLDGERAAGRPYRSGRRRSDVFMIVMAAAASAAVLFNALAMQDGRRSGGAPAPLAAPAELREGASAPATSAATPRPIAAPSPASTSAPVEVTPPAAPTPLAPAMPLPPTKPAAPPPRAVAAPQPSLPAPTALTPEPASPASSPRPPAEIAVSPRVMEIQKALARLGYGPIHIDGRVGEATQEAIERFERDRRLPVTGQISDRLVRELNAVAGFSIQ from the coding sequence ATGCCCCGATCCTATGCCAGCGATCTCCTGGTGGATGATATCGATCTCGACGGCGAGCGCGCCGCGGGCCGGCCCTATCGTTCCGGCCGTCGCCGTTCCGACGTCTTCATGATCGTGATGGCCGCCGCCGCGAGCGCGGCCGTCTTGTTCAACGCGCTGGCCATGCAGGACGGCAGGCGTTCCGGTGGCGCGCCAGCCCCGCTCGCCGCTCCGGCCGAGCTGCGGGAAGGGGCCAGCGCACCCGCCACCTCGGCGGCCACACCCCGGCCGATCGCGGCGCCTTCGCCAGCCTCCACGTCCGCGCCGGTCGAGGTAACACCTCCCGCGGCTCCAACGCCTCTGGCGCCAGCCATGCCGCTGCCGCCCACGAAGCCGGCCGCGCCGCCCCCGCGTGCGGTGGCCGCGCCTCAACCCAGTCTTCCCGCGCCGACGGCCTTGACGCCCGAGCCTGCCTCGCCCGCGTCCAGCCCCCGCCCACCGGCCGAGATCGCCGTCTCGCCGCGCGTGATGGAGATCCAGAAGGCACTGGCTCGTCTGGGCTATGGACCCATCCATATCGACGGTCGTGTTGGTGAGGCGACGCAGGAGGCGATCGAGCGATTCGAACGTGACCGCCGCCTCCCGGTAACGGGCCAGATTTCCGACCGGCTGGTGCGTGAGCTCAACGCGGTTGCCGGGTTCTCCATCCAATAG
- a CDS encoding DUF5330 domain-containing protein, whose translation MFFLLRIGFWLTLVFLLLPGIPGGPSHDGAQQAGTAKVDAVDALSAATSAMADAGGFCGRQPQACAIGAQIFDMIGQRAEAGARYALSYISEQISEQKRRAAARAMGSPAGDTLTTHDLAPEWQGPKRPMLDAASTGSISSPTLQPADAPPASTSVPRPPKRPA comes from the coding sequence ATGTTCTTTCTATTGCGTATTGGATTCTGGCTGACCCTTGTCTTCCTGCTGCTTCCCGGCATTCCGGGCGGCCCCTCGCATGATGGCGCCCAGCAGGCCGGCACGGCGAAGGTCGATGCGGTGGACGCGCTGTCGGCGGCGACATCGGCAATGGCGGATGCGGGCGGCTTCTGCGGACGCCAGCCGCAAGCCTGCGCGATCGGCGCCCAGATCTTTGATATGATCGGCCAGCGGGCCGAGGCCGGCGCGCGCTACGCGCTCTCCTATATTTCCGAGCAGATTTCAGAGCAGAAGCGCCGGGCCGCCGCCCGCGCCATGGGATCTCCCGCCGGGGACACCCTGACGACGCATGATCTGGCGCCGGAATGGCAGGGGCCCAAGCGTCCCATGTTAGACGCCGCGTCGACCGGCTCGATTTCCTCGCCCACGCTCCAGCCCGCGGACGCGCCCCCAGCCTCGACCAGCGTACCGCGCCCGCCGAAGCGGCCGGCCTGA
- a CDS encoding DUF6456 domain-containing protein encodes MSRERRLGLQSVELCGETLDVVVDLDESPLAWLASRRGRDGRALIAPVQLLAGERLRGDFTRAQMMPRLTADWSAMPRSARGSQGPGLALSEAILASKQRLARAMDAVGPEFSGLLMDVCCFLKGMEQVERERGWPARTAKVVLALGLDRLARHYGLSGQAEGPRHGPIRAFRTQPEGGAG; translated from the coding sequence ATGTCGCGTGAACGCCGATTGGGCCTTCAGAGCGTTGAGCTCTGTGGCGAAACGCTCGACGTGGTGGTGGACCTCGACGAAAGTCCGCTCGCCTGGCTGGCAAGCCGGCGCGGGCGCGACGGGCGTGCGCTGATCGCGCCGGTGCAGCTTCTCGCCGGTGAAAGGCTACGGGGCGATTTCACCCGCGCGCAGATGATGCCGCGCCTCACCGCCGACTGGAGCGCCATGCCCCGCAGTGCGCGGGGCAGCCAGGGGCCGGGGCTCGCCCTGTCCGAGGCGATCCTGGCATCCAAGCAGCGTCTGGCACGGGCGATGGACGCGGTGGGGCCGGAGTTCTCAGGACTGCTGATGGATGTGTGCTGTTTCCTGAAAGGGATGGAGCAGGTCGAGCGTGAGCGCGGCTGGCCGGCGCGCACCGCCAAGGTCGTGCTGGCGCTGGGGCTGGACCGGCTGGCACGGCACTATGGGCTGTCGGGACAGGCTGAAGGGCCGCGGCACGGCCCAATCCGGGCTTTCCGCACCCAGCCGGAGGGCGGAGCCGGCTAG